In Phreatobacter stygius, a genomic segment contains:
- a CDS encoding branched-chain amino acid ABC transporter permease has product MSLALVIQAVLAGLTNGFVYALVGLGIATVFKGSRTINVVQGEFVVIGALVAVGLIELAGLPYPAAAFVGLAFGGLAGGAIEACFIRPMIRRRAGEEGMLLVSIGLAVATSAAVLFVAGRGSYLLPAVGGNAVVDIGGAVVRVHALFLIGFGAVLVGALALFFRRTPLGLSMMAAALEPDGATVIGIDVERMRQATFVLGGVLGATAGILVAPLTEVNYQMGLALTLKGFAAAVLGGLANPLGAVAGGLCIALVESFGIVFIASGYKNVFAMSVLILVMLLLPNGLIGRAKRAGG; this is encoded by the coding sequence ATGTCGCTCGCACTCGTCATCCAGGCGGTTCTCGCCGGACTGACCAATGGCTTCGTCTACGCCCTGGTTGGCCTTGGCATCGCCACCGTGTTCAAGGGCAGCCGCACCATCAATGTCGTACAAGGCGAGTTCGTCGTCATCGGCGCTCTGGTCGCGGTCGGGCTGATCGAGCTCGCCGGCCTGCCCTACCCGGCCGCGGCGTTCGTCGGCCTCGCCTTCGGCGGCCTGGCGGGCGGCGCGATCGAGGCCTGTTTCATCCGGCCGATGATCCGCCGCCGGGCGGGCGAGGAGGGCATGCTGCTGGTCTCGATCGGGCTTGCGGTGGCGACCTCGGCCGCCGTCCTGTTCGTCGCCGGGCGCGGCTCCTATCTGCTGCCGGCGGTCGGCGGCAATGCGGTGGTCGATATCGGCGGCGCCGTCGTCCGCGTCCACGCCCTGTTCCTGATCGGCTTCGGCGCCGTCCTGGTCGGCGCGCTCGCGCTGTTCTTCCGCCGGACACCGCTCGGCCTGTCGATGATGGCGGCCGCCCTGGAGCCCGATGGCGCCACCGTCATCGGCATCGATGTCGAGCGCATGCGCCAGGCGACCTTCGTGCTCGGCGGCGTGCTGGGCGCGACGGCCGGCATCCTTGTCGCGCCGCTGACCGAGGTGAATTACCAGATGGGCCTTGCCCTGACCCTCAAGGGCTTCGCCGCGGCGGTGCTCGGCGGCCTCGCCAATCCGCTCGGAGCAGTTGCCGGCGGCCTGTGCATCGCGCTGGTCGAGTCCTTCGGCATCGTCTTCATCGCGTCCGGCTACAAGAACGTCTTCGCGATGTCGGTGCTGATCCTGGTCATGCTGCTTCTGCCCAATGGCCTCATCGGCCGGGCCAAGCGCGCGGGAGGCTGA
- a CDS encoding branched-chain amino acid ABC transporter permease, with translation MTHTSLRMLALAACLAVGLALPFVAPLPLVDRLVFAAIYGIAGLGVGLLLGQCGILNLAQALFYGIGAYATAYASVELGWPPAAGFAAGLAVSGALAFAIGWPTLRLNGYFLALATLALGIAGHELFFEWDWLTGGTFGIGGIPPIRLAGLPFNTPETFYYIAWAVFLAALFLARNLIASRNGLAMQAMRDAPDAAAVLGIDMHRLKAKMFVVSAMLGAVAGSLFAHYVGFVSVQSFGVERSIQFLLIPVVGGARSLVGMAVGAIFIALVPELLSHFGEIHHVLFGLALVAVVIICPDGIAGLWQGLRARIAAPRTAEASTKEPNHAA, from the coding sequence ATGACCCACACTTCCCTTCGCATGCTCGCGCTTGCCGCCTGCCTCGCCGTCGGCCTTGCGCTGCCCTTCGTCGCGCCGCTACCGCTGGTCGACCGCCTGGTCTTCGCCGCCATATACGGCATAGCCGGGCTCGGTGTCGGGCTGCTGCTCGGCCAGTGCGGCATCCTCAACCTGGCGCAGGCGTTGTTCTACGGCATCGGCGCCTATGCGACCGCCTATGCCTCGGTCGAACTCGGCTGGCCGCCGGCCGCCGGCTTCGCCGCGGGCCTCGCGGTCTCGGGCGCGCTGGCCTTCGCCATCGGCTGGCCGACGCTCCGGCTGAACGGCTATTTCCTGGCGCTCGCGACGCTGGCGCTCGGCATTGCCGGCCACGAACTGTTCTTCGAGTGGGATTGGCTCACCGGCGGCACCTTCGGAATTGGCGGCATTCCGCCGATCCGCCTGGCCGGGTTGCCGTTCAACACGCCGGAGACTTTCTACTACATTGCCTGGGCGGTCTTCCTGGCGGCGCTGTTCCTGGCGCGCAACCTTATCGCCTCGCGCAACGGCCTCGCCATGCAGGCGATGCGCGATGCGCCCGACGCCGCCGCCGTGCTCGGCATCGACATGCACCGGCTGAAAGCCAAGATGTTCGTCGTCAGCGCCATGCTCGGCGCCGTCGCCGGCTCGCTGTTCGCCCATTATGTCGGCTTCGTCAGCGTCCAGAGCTTCGGTGTCGAACGCTCCATCCAGTTCCTGCTCATCCCGGTCGTCGGCGGCGCCCGCTCGCTCGTCGGCATGGCCGTCGGCGCGATCTTCATCGCCCTGGTGCCTGAACTGCTCAGTCATTTCGGTGAGATCCACCACGTGCTGTTCGGGCTGGCGCTGGTCGCGGTGGTCATCATCTGCCCGGACGGTATTGCCGGACTGTGGCAGGGCCTGCGCGCCAGGATCGCGGCGCCGAGGACCGCCGAGGCGTCGACGAAGGAGCCGAACCATGCGGCATGA
- a CDS encoding ABC transporter ATP-binding protein, whose translation MRHDPANPVAPAGAPLLAIGGIAHSFGGFSVLRDVSIGVGAGRIVGLLGPNGSGKTTLFNIISGFLTPGAGSLSFDGREITRLDVQARSRLGITRTFQTPKVFESLSTRDNVALGFYKQTGAGVVESLIGSARSRREMADIRERSSALMTRFNLAALADAPAALLTAGQRRNLEIARALAGAPKLLMLDEPSTGLTRDEADALGQALKSLGNDAVTVFVVSHDMEFMRIVDVAHVLYFGEIIASGDMRTVQADPKVRQIYLGT comes from the coding sequence ATGCGGCATGACCCGGCAAATCCCGTCGCGCCGGCCGGCGCGCCGCTTCTCGCCATCGGCGGCATCGCCCACAGCTTCGGCGGTTTCAGCGTGCTGCGCGACGTCTCGATCGGCGTCGGCGCCGGCCGCATCGTCGGCCTGCTCGGCCCGAACGGATCCGGCAAGACCACCCTGTTCAACATCATTTCCGGCTTCCTGACGCCAGGCGCCGGCTCGCTCTCTTTCGATGGGCGGGAAATCACCCGCCTCGACGTGCAAGCGCGTTCGCGCCTCGGCATCACGCGCACCTTCCAGACCCCGAAAGTGTTCGAGAGTCTGTCGACGCGCGACAACGTGGCGCTCGGTTTCTACAAGCAGACCGGCGCCGGCGTGGTCGAGAGCCTGATCGGCTCGGCCAGGTCGCGCCGCGAGATGGCCGACATCCGCGAGCGCTCCAGCGCGCTGATGACCCGCTTCAATCTCGCCGCGCTCGCCGATGCTCCGGCCGCACTTCTGACCGCCGGTCAAAGGCGCAATCTGGAAATCGCCCGGGCGCTTGCCGGCGCGCCGAAGCTGCTGATGCTCGACGAACCGTCGACCGGCTTGACCCGCGACGAGGCCGACGCGCTCGGCCAGGCGCTGAAGTCGCTCGGCAATGACGCGGTGACGGTGTTCGTGGTGTCCCACGACATGGAGTTCATGCGCATCGTCGACGTCGCCCATGTCCTCTATTTCGGCGAGATCATCGCCTCCGGCGACATGCGGACGGTTCAGGCCGACCCCAAGGTCCGGCAGATCTATCTTGGAACCTGA
- a CDS encoding ABC transporter ATP-binding protein, protein MLQVDRISARYGPLSILREVSLGVGADEVVGLVGANGAGKTTLVRVLAGLLRASAGKMTFAGRDISAEAGHRRAGAGIAFVLDNRALFGELTVKENLALAERRGRRLGRPDGMFSQDEILELFPVAAERYHAPVQLLSGGQQQMVAIARALLLRPRLLVMDEPSAGLAPLIVKHVIEVLHRLKGRGMGILVAEQNVRLIADVADRGYVMALGRIVHEVKTGDWPDFLTDQRLVNAYLGG, encoded by the coding sequence ATGCTCCAGGTGGACCGCATTTCCGCCCGCTATGGCCCCCTGTCGATCCTGCGCGAGGTCAGCCTTGGCGTCGGCGCCGACGAGGTCGTCGGCCTCGTCGGCGCCAATGGCGCCGGCAAGACGACGCTGGTGCGCGTGCTCGCCGGCCTGCTGCGCGCGAGCGCCGGCAAGATGACCTTCGCCGGCCGGGATATCTCGGCGGAAGCGGGCCATCGGCGCGCCGGCGCCGGCATTGCGTTCGTGCTCGATAACCGGGCACTGTTCGGCGAACTCACCGTCAAGGAGAACCTGGCGCTCGCCGAGCGCCGGGGGCGGCGCCTCGGCCGACCGGACGGCATGTTCAGCCAGGACGAAATTCTAGAACTGTTTCCGGTCGCCGCGGAGCGCTACCATGCCCCGGTCCAATTGCTCAGCGGCGGCCAGCAGCAGATGGTCGCCATTGCCCGCGCCCTGCTCCTTCGCCCACGTCTCCTGGTCATGGACGAGCCCTCCGCCGGCCTGGCCCCGCTGATCGTCAAGCACGTGATCGAGGTGCTGCACCGGCTGAAAGGCCGCGGCATGGGCATCCTCGTCGCCGAACAGAACGTGCGGCTGATCGCCGATGTCGCCGACCGCGGCTACGTCATGGCGCTCGGCCGGATCGTCCATGAGGTCAAGACCGGCGACTGGCCGGATTTCCTGACCGACCAGCGGCTGGTGAACGCCTATCTCGGCGGCTGA
- a CDS encoding hydrolase has product MTSETIRDPVKDRLLTPQNSAFIIIDYQPVQVNSIASMDRQLMINNIVGASKAAVAYGLPIVHSTVNVKTGLNKPPIPQIRKALDKIPTYDRTTINSWEDVEFRQAVEKTGRKKLVMTALWTEACLTFPALDALAEGYEVYVVADAVGGTSLAAHEAALRRIEQAGGKMISVPQLFCELQRDWKRQETVPAFINLFIETGGTAGIQFSYDRTEA; this is encoded by the coding sequence ATGACCAGCGAAACCATTCGCGACCCCGTCAAGGATCGCCTGCTGACCCCGCAGAATTCAGCTTTCATCATCATCGACTATCAGCCGGTTCAGGTGAATTCGATCGCTTCGATGGACCGGCAGTTGATGATCAACAACATCGTCGGCGCATCCAAGGCAGCCGTCGCCTACGGCCTGCCGATCGTCCACTCGACGGTGAACGTCAAGACCGGCCTGAACAAGCCGCCGATCCCGCAGATCCGCAAGGCGCTCGACAAGATCCCGACCTATGATCGCACGACGATCAATTCCTGGGAGGACGTCGAATTCCGCCAGGCGGTCGAGAAGACCGGCCGCAAGAAGCTGGTCATGACGGCGCTGTGGACCGAAGCCTGCTTGACCTTCCCGGCCCTCGACGCGCTTGCCGAAGGCTACGAGGTCTATGTCGTGGCCGATGCCGTCGGCGGAACCTCGCTCGCAGCCCATGAGGCCGCGCTGCGCCGCATCGAGCAGGCGGGCGGAAAGATGATCAGCGTGCCGCAGCTCTTCTGCGAGTTGCAGCGCGACTGGAAACGCCAGGAAACGGTGCCGGCCTTCATCAACCTGTTCATCGAGACCGGCGGCACCGCCGGCATCCAGTTCTCCTACGACCGGACCGAAGCCTGA
- a CDS encoding putative quinol monooxygenase → MSELFVIVVLNAKAGREQELRRDLVAVVEPSRNDEGNLRYEVFVDQDDPGRFVFFEHWADQAAQARHHSETDHIRHFQENGAANVEKIEIFYKLDRIA, encoded by the coding sequence ATGAGCGAACTCTTCGTGATTGTCGTTCTGAACGCCAAGGCCGGTCGCGAGCAAGAGCTGCGCCGCGACCTGGTCGCCGTCGTCGAACCGTCGCGCAACGACGAAGGCAACCTTCGCTACGAGGTATTCGTCGACCAGGATGATCCAGGCCGGTTCGTGTTCTTCGAACACTGGGCCGACCAGGCCGCGCAGGCCAGGCACCACTCCGAGACCGACCATATCCGCCATTTCCAGGAGAACGGCGCCGCCAACGTGGAAAAGATCGAGATCTTCTACAAGCTGGATCGCATCGCCTGA
- a CDS encoding patatin-like phospholipase family protein, with the protein MRDVRGGGSTIRAICAALGLAAAALQAGCITPAHRAVIPEGLLPSARVEAVRSARFWGDEVTPEIQLAIAEQYRQVRDAARAGTRVGSTGKADFLAISGGGADGAFAAGLLTGWSRSGNRPAFEVVTGVSTGALAAPFAFLGPDYDPQLAQIYTAYGDRDIFHDRGLLGLAGNGLYDPAPLRGLIRHYMTETVLDRIAVEYRLGRRLLVQTTNIDAQRPVIWDLSAICAGARPDRRDLVVNILLASAAIPAIFPPVRVTVLANDGRRYDELHVDGGVVAQVFFAPPQIRLADYEQATFGQTRSRTLYVIRNGRLQPAYDVTQENTMAVARRSIDTLTKYQGIADLSRLERLARIGRARLVYTAIPSGFNLRPASEFDRAYMRRLFEVGHDAGRSGAWMVGPPTTPVLADPRSTTRRQSLGRLGVVREALQRLAAKAQ; encoded by the coding sequence ATGCGCGATGTCCGAGGCGGAGGCTCGACGATCCGGGCGATCTGCGCGGCCTTGGGCCTTGCGGCCGCCGCGCTCCAGGCTGGCTGCATAACCCCCGCCCATCGCGCCGTGATACCCGAAGGATTGCTGCCGTCCGCACGCGTCGAGGCCGTCCGGAGCGCCAGGTTCTGGGGTGACGAAGTGACCCCGGAGATCCAGCTGGCGATTGCCGAACAGTACCGGCAAGTCCGGGACGCCGCGCGCGCGGGCACCCGCGTCGGGTCCACCGGGAAGGCCGATTTCCTTGCCATTTCGGGGGGCGGCGCGGACGGCGCCTTTGCCGCCGGGCTCCTCACCGGATGGAGCAGAAGCGGCAACCGTCCGGCATTTGAGGTTGTCACCGGGGTCAGCACCGGGGCGCTCGCCGCACCGTTCGCATTCCTTGGCCCGGATTACGATCCGCAACTCGCGCAGATCTATACAGCCTATGGCGACCGGGATATTTTCCATGACCGCGGGCTGCTTGGACTGGCCGGCAATGGGCTCTACGACCCGGCCCCGCTTCGCGGCCTCATCCGGCATTACATGACCGAGACGGTGCTTGACCGCATTGCCGTCGAATATCGCCTTGGCCGCCGCCTGCTTGTCCAGACGACCAATATCGATGCCCAGCGGCCGGTCATTTGGGACCTCTCCGCGATCTGCGCCGGCGCCCGCCCGGATCGCCGCGATCTTGTCGTGAACATCCTGCTCGCTTCGGCCGCCATCCCGGCGATCTTTCCGCCCGTGCGCGTCACCGTCCTGGCCAATGACGGACGGCGATATGACGAGCTCCACGTCGATGGCGGTGTTGTCGCACAGGTCTTTTTCGCGCCTCCGCAGATCCGCCTGGCCGATTACGAGCAGGCGACGTTCGGCCAAACCAGATCGAGGACGCTCTACGTGATCCGCAACGGCCGGCTGCAACCGGCCTATGACGTAACCCAGGAAAACACGATGGCGGTTGCGCGCCGTTCGATCGATACCTTGACCAAATACCAGGGCATTGCCGATCTCAGCAGGCTGGAACGTCTCGCGCGAATTGGACGCGCAAGACTGGTCTACACGGCCATTCCATCGGGCTTCAATCTCCGGCCGGCATCGGAATTCGACAGGGCCTATATGCGCCGGCTGTTCGAGGTCGGTCATGACGCTGGACGTTCAGGCGCATGGATGGTGGGGCCCCCGACGACACCGGTCCTGGCGGACCCCCGGTCGACCACCCGTCGGCAGTCTTTGGGTCGCCTCGGTGTCGTGCGCGAGGCCTTGCAAAGGCTTGCAGCCAAAGCCCAGTGA
- a CDS encoding ABC transporter ATP-binding protein, whose product MSANSNRRPDALRTVLPFVFRHWGQEKLLVGGIAGMITLATLADVFLPLFAGRLIDALSNAALSREAARDAAISAFLTMAGLGAVMVALRHIAWSWVIPLTLRVMSRLVQNGFHRVQRLSTDWHANSFAGSVVRQITRGMWALDTLNDTLLLALLPSLVVLVGTMILLGLHWPVLGLVIAVGTVAYIAMTIMFSTRYIAPAAKRSNAMDTRLGGVLADALACNAVVKAFGAEAREDRRLARAVDKWRGRTTRTWTRYTVSGTVQLVALLVIRTTVTALALWLWWNGHATPGEVTYVLTTYFVVHGYLRDIGMHINHLQRSVNEMEELVAIHAQPLGVADRADAVPIRIGAGEVRFDTVTFHYGNHPTPLYDHLSVTIAAGERVGLVGHSGSGKTTFVKLIQRLYDVQGGRIAVDGQDLAGVTQASLRSQIAIVQQEPVLFHRTLAENIAYARPGASMEAIERAARLANAHGFIERLPAGYQTLVGERGVKLSGGERQRVALARAFLADAPILILDEATSSLDSESEALIQEAMERLMRGRTAIVIAHRLSTVRTLDRIMVFDHGRIVEQGTHAGLLAGEEGIYRRLFERQSGADLFGVEPGETVARTEDEAAE is encoded by the coding sequence ATGTCTGCCAATTCGAACCGTCGGCCGGACGCACTCCGGACCGTCTTGCCCTTCGTCTTTCGCCATTGGGGCCAGGAAAAACTGCTGGTCGGCGGCATTGCCGGCATGATCACGCTGGCAACGCTTGCCGACGTGTTCCTGCCCTTGTTCGCCGGCCGGCTGATCGACGCCCTGTCCAATGCCGCCTTGAGCCGCGAGGCGGCGCGCGACGCCGCGATCTCGGCCTTCCTCACCATGGCAGGGCTCGGCGCCGTCATGGTGGCCTTGCGCCACATTGCCTGGAGCTGGGTCATTCCCCTGACGCTCAGGGTCATGTCGCGGCTGGTGCAGAACGGCTTCCACCGGGTCCAGCGCCTGTCGACCGATTGGCACGCCAACAGCTTCGCCGGCTCGGTCGTGCGCCAGATCACCCGCGGCATGTGGGCGCTCGACACGCTCAACGACACGCTGCTGCTGGCGCTGCTGCCCTCGCTCGTCGTGCTGGTCGGCACCATGATCCTGCTCGGCCTGCACTGGCCCGTGCTGGGGCTGGTCATTGCGGTCGGCACGGTCGCCTATATCGCCATGACGATCATGTTCTCGACCCGCTATATCGCGCCGGCGGCCAAGCGTTCCAACGCCATGGACACCAGGCTCGGCGGCGTGCTGGCCGATGCGCTCGCCTGCAATGCCGTGGTGAAGGCCTTCGGCGCCGAGGCGCGCGAGGACCGGCGGCTGGCGCGTGCGGTCGACAAATGGCGTGGCCGCACCACCCGCACCTGGACCCGCTACACGGTGAGCGGCACGGTGCAGCTGGTGGCGCTGCTGGTCATTCGCACCACCGTCACCGCGCTCGCGCTGTGGCTGTGGTGGAACGGCCATGCCACGCCCGGCGAGGTGACCTATGTGCTGACCACCTACTTCGTCGTGCACGGCTATCTGCGCGACATCGGCATGCACATCAATCACCTGCAGCGCTCGGTCAACGAGATGGAGGAACTGGTCGCGATCCACGCCCAGCCGCTCGGCGTCGCCGACCGGGCCGATGCCGTGCCGATCCGCATCGGCGCCGGCGAGGTCAGGTTCGACACCGTGACCTTCCACTATGGCAACCATCCGACCCCGCTCTATGACCACCTCTCGGTGACCATTGCGGCGGGCGAGCGGGTTGGCCTGGTCGGTCATTCCGGTTCGGGCAAGACCACCTTCGTCAAGCTGATCCAGCGGCTTTACGACGTGCAGGGCGGGCGCATCGCCGTTGACGGCCAGGATCTGGCCGGCGTGACGCAGGCTTCGCTCCGCTCGCAGATCGCCATCGTCCAGCAGGAACCGGTGCTGTTCCACCGCACGCTCGCGGAGAACATTGCCTATGCCCGGCCGGGCGCCTCGATGGAGGCGATCGAACGGGCGGCACGGCTCGCCAATGCCCATGGCTTCATCGAGCGCCTGCCGGCCGGCTATCAGACGCTGGTCGGCGAGCGCGGCGTCAAGCTCTCGGGCGGCGAGCGGCAGCGGGTGGCGCTGGCGCGCGCCTTCCTGGCCGATGCGCCGATCCTGATCCTGGACGAGGCGACCTCCAGCCTCGATTCGGAATCGGAGGCGCTGATCCAGGAGGCCATGGAGCGGCTGATGCGCGGACGAACCGCCATCGTCATCGCCCACCGGCTGTCGACGGTCCGCACGCTCGACCGGATCATGGTCTTCGACCATGGCCGCATCGTCGAACAGGGCACCCACGCCGGCCTGCTGGCCGGCGAGGAGGGCATCTACCGCCGCCTGTTCGAGCGCCAGTCCGGCGCCGATCTGTTCGGTGTCGAGCCGGGCGAGACCGTGGCGCGGACCGAGGACGAGGCGGCGGAGTGA
- a CDS encoding PilZ domain-containing protein, protein MPSVSMLQRRFAEVVDFERRRDVRVITNIAGRYMLGSKRDDHGNRREFACRALNMSAQGMMLAAPVSGPVGERVIAYFGQFGKLEGTIARLMERGFVMTISGTPAERARLAAKLAWLEDHKNHDIPDSRRYKRIVPRRPYSTLTLVDGTTSTCLVIDMSISGVAVSADMVPDIGTPIAIGTVVGRVRRRFAEGFAIEFAETQDLETLPHRLMRL, encoded by the coding sequence ATGCCGTCCGTGTCCATGTTGCAGCGCCGATTTGCCGAGGTGGTCGATTTCGAGCGCCGGCGCGACGTTCGGGTCATCACCAATATTGCCGGACGCTATATGCTGGGGTCGAAGCGCGACGATCACGGCAATCGCCGCGAGTTCGCCTGCCGGGCGCTCAACATGTCGGCCCAGGGCATGATGCTGGCGGCACCGGTCAGCGGCCCGGTCGGCGAGCGGGTGATCGCCTATTTCGGCCAGTTCGGCAAACTCGAGGGCACGATCGCCCGGCTGATGGAGCGCGGCTTCGTCATGACCATTTCGGGCACCCCGGCCGAACGCGCCAGGCTGGCCGCCAAGCTCGCCTGGCTCGAGGATCACAAGAACCACGATATCCCGGATTCGCGGCGATATAAGCGGATCGTGCCGCGCAGGCCCTATTCGACCCTGACGCTGGTCGACGGCACCACGTCGACCTGCCTGGTCATCGACATGTCGATCTCGGGCGTCGCGGTTTCGGCCGACATGGTGCCCGATATCGGCACGCCGATCGCGATCGGCACGGTGGTCGGACGGGTTCGGCGCCGTTTCGCCGAGGGTTTCGCCATCGAGTTCGCCGAGACCCAGGATCTCGAAACCCTGCCGCATCGTCTGATGCGGCTGTGA
- a CDS encoding SH3 domain-containing protein has product MVVASALFAALLFPVPARAAEAVTTADVNMRAGPGTQFGRVATLPEGAGVDVQGCDGSWCRVVYRGIVGWVSGSYLQGLDGVPEIAPPVYEPPPVYIPPPVYIPGPGYGRPPHWHRPPHRPPGWDRPPHRPPGWERPPGRPPGWERPPGGGRPPGWERPPGGGRPPGWERPPGGGRPPGWERPPGGGGRPPPVVQPPVVRPPPVVRPQPPQGGGGQRLPRPGAFTGQRPQ; this is encoded by the coding sequence ATGGTTGTCGCCAGCGCATTGTTCGCCGCACTGTTGTTCCCGGTCCCCGCCAGGGCGGCGGAAGCCGTCACCACGGCGGATGTCAATATGAGGGCCGGCCCGGGCACCCAGTTCGGCCGGGTCGCCACCCTTCCGGAGGGCGCCGGCGTCGATGTTCAAGGCTGCGACGGCAGCTGGTGCCGGGTGGTCTATCGCGGCATCGTCGGCTGGGTCTCGGGCAGCTATCTGCAGGGCCTGGACGGGGTGCCGGAGATTGCCCCGCCGGTCTATGAGCCGCCGCCGGTCTATATTCCGCCGCCGGTCTATATCCCGGGACCTGGTTACGGCCGGCCGCCGCACTGGCACCGGCCGCCGCACCGGCCGCCGGGTTGGGACCGCCCGCCGCACAGGCCGCCGGGCTGGGAGCGGCCGCCAGGCCGACCGCCGGGTTGGGAACGTCCGCCAGGTGGTGGCAGACCGCCCGGCTGGGAGCGCCCGCCAGGTGGTGGCAGACCGCCGGGCTGGGAACGCCCGCCAGGTGGTGGCAGGCCGCCGGGCTGGGAACGCCCGCCAGGCGGTGGCGGACGTCCGCCACCGGTCGTCCAGCCGCCCGTGGTGAGACCGCCGCCGGTGGTCCGGCCGCAGCCGCCGCAGGGCGGCGGTGGGCAGCGCCTGCCGAGGCCGGGCGCCTTCACCGGCCAGAGGCCGCAGTAA
- a CDS encoding DUF2809 domain-containing protein: MPRSPRVLYATLAIATIAAGLACRSPMLGLAPFYAKYAGSILWGGMVYWLVAMLTPKSHPAVAAGLAALVAIGSEFSQLIQIGWLDQFRATRIGVLLLGRYFAWTDIAAYLVGIAPAAALDRLVLRRT; encoded by the coding sequence TTGCCTCGCTCGCCGCGCGTCCTCTACGCCACGCTGGCCATCGCGACGATCGCGGCCGGGCTCGCCTGCCGGTCTCCGATGCTCGGCCTGGCGCCGTTCTATGCGAAATATGCCGGCTCGATCCTGTGGGGCGGCATGGTCTATTGGCTCGTGGCCATGCTCACGCCGAAGTCGCATCCAGCCGTCGCGGCCGGACTGGCGGCGCTCGTTGCGATCGGCAGTGAATTCAGCCAGTTGATCCAGATCGGCTGGCTCGACCAGTTTCGCGCCACCCGGATCGGTGTGCTGCTGCTCGGGCGCTATTTTGCCTGGACCGACATCGCCGCCTATCTCGTCGGCATCGCGCCGGCGGCCGCGCTGGACCGACTTGTTCTGCGACGGACCTGA